One region of Metallosphaera sedula DSM 5348 genomic DNA includes:
- the proS gene encoding proline--tRNA ligase has translation MKISREKWSSNFSEWFDWVISQAEIYDYGRYPVKGSGVWMPYGFKIRQNVTTLIRKLLDETGHEEVLFPLLIPETLLKKEAEHIKGFEKEVFWVTHGGEDELEERFALRPTSEVAITLMESLWIKGYSQLPRKFYQIVSVFRYETKATRPMIRVRELSTFKEAHTVHETFEDAARQVDEAVEIYSKFFDILGIPYLISRRPEWDKFAGAEYTIALDTIMPDGRALQIGTAHHLGQHFTKAMDYKVQRADGSHVHPHQTSYGISDRVIATVISINGDDHGPILPPVVAPIEGVIIPIPGKSEEDTEKINKYAMEVESVLKNSGIRVALDASEDKTPGEKYYIWELKGVPIRIEIGPRELNSGTAFLKRRDTLEGKSVKREELVKEFRNLEDQISADLRKRAWEQFKERVKRFQSLDEAKKFLENRGGIAEVPWCGQDSCGLKIEEQVQARVLGTPLKPEPSGNCVVCGKPSTNILRIAKTY, from the coding sequence ATGAAGATATCAAGGGAGAAGTGGTCCTCTAATTTTAGCGAATGGTTTGATTGGGTTATCTCTCAGGCTGAAATATACGACTATGGAAGATACCCCGTTAAGGGATCTGGCGTATGGATGCCCTACGGCTTCAAGATAAGGCAGAACGTGACCACCCTCATTAGGAAATTACTTGACGAAACAGGTCATGAGGAGGTGCTCTTTCCACTTCTTATTCCTGAGACGCTCCTCAAGAAGGAGGCAGAACACATTAAGGGCTTCGAGAAGGAAGTTTTCTGGGTCACTCACGGAGGGGAGGACGAACTCGAGGAAAGGTTTGCCCTCAGACCAACGTCAGAGGTTGCGATTACCCTGATGGAATCCCTCTGGATAAAGGGTTACTCGCAATTACCAAGAAAGTTCTACCAGATCGTTAGCGTGTTTAGGTATGAGACCAAGGCCACAAGACCCATGATCAGGGTTAGGGAGCTCTCCACGTTTAAGGAAGCCCATACTGTTCACGAGACCTTTGAGGATGCGGCCAGGCAAGTGGATGAGGCAGTAGAGATTTACAGTAAGTTCTTTGATATTCTGGGAATTCCATACCTCATCTCTAGGAGACCGGAATGGGATAAGTTCGCTGGGGCAGAGTACACCATAGCTCTCGACACCATAATGCCCGATGGAAGAGCTCTACAGATAGGGACGGCGCATCATCTGGGCCAGCACTTCACCAAGGCAATGGACTACAAGGTCCAGAGGGCCGATGGTTCTCACGTTCATCCACATCAGACAAGTTACGGGATATCTGACAGGGTAATAGCAACTGTGATCTCCATAAACGGTGATGATCACGGCCCCATACTACCACCTGTGGTAGCTCCCATTGAGGGTGTCATCATACCGATACCTGGAAAGAGTGAAGAGGACACCGAGAAAATCAACAAGTATGCCATGGAAGTGGAGTCCGTTCTCAAGAACAGCGGAATCCGCGTGGCCCTTGACGCCTCTGAGGATAAGACTCCTGGAGAGAAGTATTATATCTGGGAGTTAAAGGGCGTTCCAATCAGAATAGAGATAGGACCTAGGGAGCTAAACTCTGGCACTGCCTTCCTTAAGAGGAGGGATACGCTAGAGGGCAAAAGCGTGAAGAGGGAGGAACTGGTAAAGGAATTCAGGAACCTTGAGGATCAAATCTCCGCCGACCTTAGGAAGAGGGCATGGGAACAGTTCAAGGAGAGGGTTAAGAGGTTCCAGAGCTTGGATGAGGCTAAAAAGTTCCTGGAGAACAGGGGAGGCATAGCTGAGGTTCCATGGTGCGGACAGGACTCATGCGGACTTAAGATCGAGGAACAGGTCCAGGCTAGGGTTTTGGGTACTCCCTTGAAACCTGAACCTAGCGGTAACTGCGTCGTATGTGGAAAACCTTCAACCAACATCCTTCGAATAGCAAAAACTTATTAG
- a CDS encoding 30S ribosomal protein S26e, translated as MPKKRENRGRRKGDKGHVGYVMCDNCGARVPEDKAVCVTRTYSPVDASLANELEKKGAIITRYPVTKCYCVNCAVHFGLIKIRAENERKSRARLF; from the coding sequence TTGCCCAAGAAGAGGGAGAACAGAGGCAGAAGGAAAGGAGATAAAGGTCACGTAGGATACGTGATGTGCGATAACTGTGGCGCCAGGGTCCCAGAGGACAAGGCCGTATGCGTAACAAGGACTTACAGCCCCGTTGATGCTTCCTTAGCCAACGAACTGGAGAAGAAGGGTGCCATAATAACCAGATACCCTGTCACGAAGTGCTACTGTGTAAACTGCGCTGTTCACTTTGGTCTGATCAAGATAAGGGCTGAGAACGAGAGAAAGTCCAGGGCTAGGCTCTTCTAA
- the pdxS gene encoding pyridoxal 5'-phosphate synthase lyase subunit PdxS produces MRLYELSFDEVERFFYKLAELRDTVKDSGLMSYVPELVSLTGQVQGTTRVKHAFPIFQKGGVVMDVTSVEQAGIAEEAGAVSVMVLDKLPYDVRKAGGVARMADPKIIEEVMNSITIPVMAKVRIGHYYEAKVLEALGVDMIDESEVLTPADEEHHINKWEFKIPFVNGARNLGEGLRRISEGASMIRTKGEPGTGNVSEAVKHIKIVNQELRALLSMAEEDRVKKSRELQVPYELVELTVKYARLPVVNFAAGGIATPADAALMMWLGTDGIFVGSGIFKSEDPLERAKAIVLATAGWEDPEIVLEAQKMISEHKAMMGIDIKTLKPEELMQVRGA; encoded by the coding sequence ATGAGGCTATACGAGCTCTCATTTGATGAAGTGGAAAGGTTCTTCTATAAGTTAGCTGAACTGAGGGACACAGTGAAGGACTCTGGGTTAATGTCATACGTTCCCGAGCTCGTTTCCCTCACTGGTCAGGTTCAGGGAACCACAAGGGTTAAGCATGCCTTCCCCATCTTCCAGAAGGGCGGCGTAGTAATGGATGTGACCAGCGTGGAACAGGCAGGGATAGCAGAGGAAGCTGGCGCGGTGTCAGTGATGGTTCTAGACAAGCTCCCCTACGATGTAAGGAAAGCTGGAGGAGTGGCTAGAATGGCAGACCCTAAAATCATCGAGGAAGTCATGAACTCGATTACGATCCCAGTCATGGCAAAGGTGAGAATCGGGCACTATTATGAAGCAAAGGTTCTGGAGGCCTTGGGTGTGGACATGATTGATGAGAGTGAGGTTCTTACCCCAGCAGATGAGGAGCATCACATTAACAAGTGGGAGTTCAAGATTCCCTTCGTTAACGGAGCGAGAAATCTAGGGGAGGGACTCAGGAGGATCTCTGAGGGAGCCTCCATGATAAGAACAAAGGGTGAACCTGGTACGGGAAACGTGAGCGAAGCCGTGAAGCACATAAAGATAGTTAACCAGGAACTCAGGGCACTACTGAGCATGGCAGAGGAGGATAGGGTGAAGAAGTCCAGAGAGTTACAGGTTCCCTACGAACTTGTGGAACTTACCGTGAAATATGCCAGGTTACCTGTGGTGAACTTTGCAGCTGGTGGAATAGCTACCCCAGCAGACGCTGCTCTCATGATGTGGTTGGGCACAGATGGTATCTTTGTGGGCTCAGGAATTTTCAAGAGCGAGGATCCACTGGAGAGAGCTAAGGCTATTGTCCTGGCAACTGCAGGCTGGGAGGACCCAGAAATAGTTCTGGAGGCACAGAAAATGATAAGTGAGCATAAGGCCATGATGGGTATTGACATAAAGACCTTGAAACCTGAGGAGCTAATGCAGGTGAGAGGAGCATGA
- the pdxT gene encoding pyridoxal 5'-phosphate synthase glutaminase subunit PdxT codes for MKIGVVAYQGSFEEHALSVKRVFDKIGKGEVIPVKRAKDLDVDGIIIPGGESTTIGQVALRLGLLDPLKEKISQGIPVLGTCAGAIMLSKEVTDAKVGKKSQPLIGVMDASVIRNYYGRQRESFEATVDLEEIEGGKERFVFIRAPAISKVWGKARALATLNDVIVMAQEDQILTTTFHPELSGTTSIHEYFLRMVKR; via the coding sequence ATGAAGATAGGAGTTGTTGCGTATCAGGGAAGCTTTGAGGAACATGCCCTCTCCGTGAAGAGGGTGTTCGACAAGATAGGAAAGGGAGAAGTTATTCCAGTGAAGAGAGCCAAGGACCTCGACGTGGATGGAATAATCATACCTGGGGGAGAGAGCACTACAATTGGTCAAGTAGCCCTTAGGCTAGGCCTTCTAGACCCTCTGAAGGAGAAGATCAGTCAAGGTATTCCTGTACTTGGAACCTGCGCTGGTGCCATAATGCTGTCCAAGGAGGTTACGGACGCCAAGGTGGGCAAAAAGAGTCAGCCTCTGATAGGAGTTATGGATGCCTCGGTGATCAGAAACTATTACGGCAGGCAGAGGGAGAGTTTTGAGGCCACGGTAGACCTAGAGGAAATCGAGGGTGGAAAGGAGAGGTTCGTGTTCATAAGAGCCCCTGCGATCTCTAAGGTGTGGGGAAAGGCTAGAGCACTTGCCACTCTCAACGACGTAATAGTTATGGCGCAAGAGGATCAAATCCTTACCACTACTTTCCATCCAGAACTATCAGGAACGACATCCATCCATGAGTACTTCCTCAGGATGGTGAAGAGATAG